A single region of the Lycium barbarum isolate Lr01 chromosome 2, ASM1917538v2, whole genome shotgun sequence genome encodes:
- the LOC132628392 gene encoding uncharacterized protein LOC132628392, producing the protein MKKAKSALSNWSKETFGDLFKQLTIREDIVKIKEQLFEESPLEENRMVLQKAQAEFKKYLHIEEEFWRQKAGIQWQSEGDRNTRYFHSLVKGRRKILHLSSIQNAEGEWKEDDDQIAGAAIDFYQSQFTKEKTSQDCRLLDVIAPKVTQGKNSFLSAIPTLEEVKNVVFALSGDSACGPDGFSGIFYQKCWNIIGADVYNVVKAFDEVSANQSGFLKGRNIIENILLTQELVADIRKRGKLANVIIKLDMAKAYDRVSWRFLTQVMRRMGFADMALSDYLPSQYQLDESIDEVEELMTEG; encoded by the exons ATGAAAAAGGCTAAATCAGCTTTATCTAATTGGAGTAAGGAAACTTTTGGAGATTTATTTAAACAATTAACCATAAGGGAAGATATTGTTAAGATAAAGGAGCAACTATTTGAGGAATCCCCTTTAGAAGAGAACAGAATGGTGCTTCAAAAGGCTCAGGCTGAGTTCAAGAAATATTTGCATATTGAGGAGGagttttggagacaaaaagcTGGTATTCAGTGGCAATCAGAAGGTGATAGAAACACAAGATACTTTCATAGTTTGGTGAAGGGGAGAAGAAAAATATTACATCTTTCAAGCATTCAAAATGCAGAAGGAGAATGGAAAGAAGATGATGATCAAATAGCAGGAGCAGCTATTGACTTTTACCAAAGTCAATTCACTAAAGAAAAGACTTCTCAAGACTGTAGATTGTTAGATGTGATTGCTCCTAAAGTAACTCAGGGGAAGAATTCTTTTCTAAGTGCTATTCCAACCTTGGAAGAAGTGAAAAATGTTGTTTTTGCATTATCAGGTGATAGTGCTTGTGGACCTGATGGTTTTTCAGGCAtcttttatcagaagtgttggaATATTATAGGAGCAGATGTGTATAATGTAGTGAAAGCTTTCGATGAGG TCTCTGCTAATCAATCTGGATTCTTAAAAGGGAGAAACATCATTGAGAATATTTTACTTACTCAAGAGTTGGTGGCTGATATTAGAAAGAGGGGGAAACTAGCTAATGTGATCATCAAGTTGGacatggcaaaggcatatgaCAGGGTTTCTTGGAGATTTCTTACTCAGGTCATGAGGAGAATGGGATTTGCAGATAT GGCTTTGAGTGATTATTTACCATCTCAATATCAATTAGATGAATCTATTGATGAAGTTGAAGAATTGATGACTGAAGGTTAA